In Streptomyces asoensis, a single genomic region encodes these proteins:
- a CDS encoding ABC transporter substrate-binding protein, with protein MPQNPFPAMPGRSSMNRRLFLTTTGALSLGAALTACGGGDSGGSTGSGKAVARADIDKAMRTPTELTFWTWVPNIEDEVALFEKKYPAIKVKVVNAGQGTPQYTKLRTALKAGSGAPDLVQIEYQAIPTFTITDSLLDLRPYGASALKSTFVDWTWGQVSGSDGEVWAIPQDTGPMGMLYRQDIFDKHGIDVPGTWEEFAAAARKLHKADPDVYLTNLAANQVAAWHGLLWQAGAKPYVTSGRSDITISVDDATSRKLGEYWGGLAREGVIGVEPDFTDSWYAALNKGKYATWITAAWGPVFLSGSAKATAGKWRAAPLPQWDAAKPSSGNWGGSTTAVIRSTKNPVAAAVFAQFLNTDPASAKMFATEQFFFPATKALLTDAEFVADAPSFYGGQKVNQVFADISSTVNASFQWPPFLDQAATDWTETVGKSLADKSDTLRALGTWQSRLTSYAKNQGFTVKGS; from the coding sequence ATGCCCCAGAATCCCTTCCCAGCCATGCCCGGCCGCTCCTCGATGAACCGCCGGCTGTTCCTCACCACGACGGGCGCCCTGTCGCTCGGCGCCGCCCTCACCGCCTGCGGCGGGGGTGACTCCGGCGGCTCCACGGGCTCCGGCAAGGCGGTCGCCCGGGCCGACATCGACAAGGCGATGCGGACGCCGACCGAACTCACCTTCTGGACCTGGGTGCCGAACATCGAGGACGAGGTCGCGCTCTTCGAGAAGAAGTATCCGGCGATCAAGGTCAAGGTCGTCAACGCCGGTCAGGGCACCCCGCAGTACACCAAGCTGCGCACCGCGCTGAAGGCCGGCAGCGGCGCCCCCGACCTGGTGCAGATCGAGTACCAGGCGATCCCGACGTTCACCATCACCGACAGCCTGCTGGACCTACGGCCCTACGGCGCCTCCGCGCTCAAGTCCACCTTCGTGGACTGGACATGGGGCCAGGTCAGCGGCAGCGACGGGGAGGTCTGGGCGATCCCCCAGGACACCGGCCCGATGGGCATGCTGTACCGGCAGGACATCTTCGACAAGCACGGCATCGACGTCCCCGGGACCTGGGAGGAGTTCGCCGCGGCGGCGCGCAAGCTGCACAAGGCCGACCCCGACGTCTACCTGACGAACCTGGCGGCCAACCAGGTCGCCGCGTGGCACGGCCTGTTGTGGCAGGCGGGCGCCAAGCCATACGTCACCTCGGGCAGGAGCGACATCACCATCAGCGTCGACGACGCCACCTCCAGGAAGCTCGGCGAGTACTGGGGCGGTCTCGCCAGGGAAGGGGTCATCGGCGTCGAGCCGGACTTCACCGACTCCTGGTACGCGGCCCTCAACAAGGGCAAGTACGCCACCTGGATCACCGCGGCCTGGGGGCCGGTCTTCCTCTCCGGCTCGGCCAAGGCCACCGCGGGCAAGTGGCGGGCCGCTCCGCTGCCGCAGTGGGACGCAGCCAAGCCGAGTTCGGGCAACTGGGGCGGCTCGACGACCGCCGTCATCCGCTCGACCAAGAATCCCGTCGCGGCCGCGGTGTTCGCGCAGTTCCTCAACACCGACCCCGCCAGCGCGAAGATGTTCGCGACCGAGCAGTTCTTCTTCCCCGCGACCAAGGCCCTGCTCACGGATGCCGAGTTCGTCGCCGACGCCCCCTCGTTCTACGGCGGCCAGAAGGTGAACCAGGTCTTCGCCGACATCAGTTCCACCGTCAACGCCTCGTTCCAGTGGCCTCCGTTCCTCGACCAGGCGGCCACCGACTGGACCGAGACGGTCGGCAAGTCCCTCGCCGACAAGTCCGACACCCTCCGCG
- a CDS encoding LacI family DNA-binding transcriptional regulator, which translates to MTRGTGRGGNPAAPRSVDVARLAGVSQKTVSRVFNDEQYVSADVRRRVLEAAEELGYRRNNAARALASGRTRSIGVVTLGTALYGPASLLMGVERALRDTGYALRVVNTMEGDPAGIAGAVDSLLDQGVDGIVISEPIDEQKTDGGVALRVDVPVLVLGAPSPVGAPTVLTAGDGADLMARIATEHLLSLGHVTVHHLAGPQRWYAARDRLDGWRTTLAAHGRAVPAVVEGDWSAASGYAAGRLLASDAAVTAVFAANDDMAIGLIRALTEAGRRVPEDVSVVGFDDIPVAAYVTPPLTTVPQPFDAVAQEGLKRLVHAIENPHADPLPASDPPVDLLVRSSTAPPPNRTTPARGERSAATNSPGADTGATGPQANGGPSTPH; encoded by the coding sequence ATGACGCGAGGGACAGGGCGGGGCGGAAACCCCGCCGCGCCGCGCAGCGTGGACGTGGCCCGACTGGCCGGCGTCTCGCAGAAGACGGTCTCGCGGGTCTTCAACGACGAGCAGTACGTCTCCGCCGACGTGCGCCGACGCGTCCTCGAAGCCGCCGAGGAGCTCGGCTACCGGCGCAACAACGCCGCCCGGGCGCTGGCGTCCGGGCGGACCCGCTCCATCGGCGTGGTGACGCTGGGCACGGCCCTGTACGGACCCGCCTCCCTGCTCATGGGAGTCGAGCGCGCCCTGCGGGACACCGGGTACGCGCTGCGTGTGGTCAACACGATGGAAGGCGACCCTGCGGGCATCGCCGGCGCGGTGGACTCGCTCCTCGACCAGGGGGTGGACGGCATCGTCATCTCCGAGCCGATCGACGAGCAGAAGACCGACGGTGGCGTCGCCCTGCGGGTGGACGTGCCGGTCCTGGTCCTGGGCGCACCGTCCCCCGTCGGCGCTCCCACGGTGCTGACCGCGGGCGACGGAGCCGACCTGATGGCCCGTATCGCCACCGAACACCTGCTGTCACTGGGACATGTGACGGTCCATCACCTTGCCGGGCCGCAGCGCTGGTACGCCGCGCGGGACCGGCTGGATGGCTGGCGGACGACGCTGGCCGCCCACGGCCGGGCGGTGCCCGCGGTCGTCGAGGGCGACTGGTCGGCCGCGTCCGGCTACGCCGCCGGACGGCTCCTGGCCTCGGACGCCGCCGTCACGGCGGTGTTCGCCGCCAACGACGACATGGCGATCGGCCTGATCCGCGCGCTGACGGAGGCGGGCCGTCGGGTGCCCGAGGACGTCAGTGTCGTGGGCTTCGACGACATTCCGGTCGCCGCCTATGTCACTCCTCCGCTGACCACGGTGCCCCAGCCGTTCGACGCCGTGGCGCAGGAGGGGCTCAAACGCCTCGTGCACGCCATCGAGAACCCGCACGCCGATCCGCTGCCCGCGAGCGACCCACCGGTCGACCTCCTCGTCCGCTCCTCGACCGCGCCCCCGCCGAACCGGACGACCCCGGCTCGCGGCGAGCGCTCCGCCGCCACCAACTCCCCCGGCGCCGACACCGGCGCCACCGGACCACAGGCGAACGGAGGCCCCTCGACACCGCACTGA